The DNA segment GAAAGGACAAGTAGGACGTCTCCCATCTGTTTGTGGGCCTGGTGATCCTTAGTGTTGATGCGTAGCCCGTGCCCCAGTGGATGATGCAACGTGCTCATTTCTCTCTGCCCTGGCCGGGGTGACAGTGAGGGTGCAGATGAGGCCAGCATTTTAAACAGGGACTGCAGTATGGGATGGCTGTATCCTGTGCAGATGACCAATGGGTGGTCTGTGGTTGCAGGAACTGTGATTTAGACATGGAATGAGCATATTATACCCAGCAAggtttctgttttttctttttattaggCCCAATTTTAGGTCTGAGGTGATGTGGAGTATTGTAGCAATGCAGTGTTGCTGCACAACATAAACCTGATCAGCAGTGTTGGTTGATATAAAGAGGCTCTAGTTTCTTTGTCATTGCGTTACAGTCTACAGCCTGTCTTTTCTGTCCCGCAGTGTGTGCAGAGGCCTTCAACCCGGACGAGGACGACGAAGAAAAGGAACAGAGGGTGAGCTCCCTCTTTTGGTAGCGAATGTTATGTGCAGTTGAACATGAGGGAACATACTTTAGCAATAGAAGTCCTTACATACTGTGCTTTATGTTAACGAGAGAATTACCTTTGGATATGTAATAATACTCTTAATATTAAAATTGCTTTGTCTTGTTCCCAGATAACCCACCCCAAAACAGACGAACAGAGGCAGAGGTTACAGGAGGCATGCAAAGACATCCTGCTGTTCAAAAACCTAGATCCGGTGAGGGAACTAGTCCGTGGCGTGTGACCCAgtattttttacacacacagctaaaggCCAGAGGACTCCCCTGGCTCATGATGCATAtttacacactcagacacgatGAAAGAGCattaaaggtagagagagggggagaggagtggagactGGCTAATGACCCAGGCTTAGTGGCCTGTGCAACCTATTGAATATTTTTGGTTCAAGCTAGACATCGTGCTTAATTAACCACGGGTTTGCATATTTTTTGCATAGGATCTGTGCACTCCCGCGTGCATTGTTTGTTTTATGGCGATGTTGCTGTGACAGTGCCTGACTTGAGTGGGTTCCCTATAGGGGATAAATAAACAGTTGTCTCAGTGCTGATGCCCgggtctcgtctcgtctcacacatacaggaaCAGATGTCCCAAGTGCTAGACGCAATGTTTGAGAAAATAGTGGAAGTTGGGGAACATATCATCGATCAAGACGACGACGGGGATAACTTTTATGTCATCGAAAGGTAGGTGCCCTTCTAGTCGACTTTGTGTGACACCAAAACAAAACTGGTGTGAGGTAGTGCGCTATTTCCTGTAACACCTGTGCTTTCCTGTATGCAGAGCAAACCCAAGCCTGTGAAGGTGACAAGACACTTTAATACGAATTATTTATTTCTCTATCGTTGTGTGTCCTGTCTCAGAGGGACGTTTGACATCGTAGTGCGGGTGGAAGGTGCTGATCGGACTGTGGGCTCCTATGACAACCGTGGCAGTTTTGGGGAGCTGGCTCTGATGTACAACACCCCGAGGGCGGCCACCATCACCGCCACCTCGCTCGGAGCTTTGTGGTGCATGGTAAGGTCGTGTGCCCTGCtgcctgtgttgtttttagttgTCCATATAATTTAGTCAACATTATTCATGTCATAGAGTAATGAGATACTTCTCCTTTTAAAATATCATTCATTACCCCTGATATACCTAATGTAAATATAGTTTTCATCTAAATTACAGTTTGACATGTTagtaaattgaattgaattttgcATACACTTTGTCATGTCTTTCATCATTTCATAGAATTAGAGAACAATTTGATATAGATCCAGGCATTTATGAAAGTAATATAATTCTGACTATAATCTTTGCTTTCTGAATAGCCTATTTGATATTCGATGTGGTGTAATATTTCAATACTTGATAATATAGCCCCCTCTACTGGATATATCACTACCATACTGATTCAGTGAATGATTCATATTTTCTCCAGGATCGGTTAACATTCAGAAGGATCATTGTGAAGAACAATGCCAAGAAGAGGAGATTATATGAAGCCTTCATTGAGACTCTCCCATTTCTCACGTCTCTGGAGGTAGGACTGGTGGTCTGTTTGTGCTCCTTgaggttttgttgttgttgttgtttacatatgttttgtgtatgtttatatgagGAATGCTATGAATGACACTGGTTTCTGTGGCAGGTTTCAGAGAGGATGAAGGTGGTGGATGTATTGTCCTCTAAAGGCTTCAGTACTGGAGAGCGGATCATTGCTCAGGTGTGGTTCTTTGCAGTCCATCTCACCATTGAGCTCCATCCCAGGAACTTAGTCACTCCATCTACTACCTTTTCACTCAATATTATGAACATAATCCATATTTTGTTCCTGTCTTTTTTCA comes from the Clupea harengus unplaced genomic scaffold, Ch_v2.0.2, whole genome shotgun sequence genome and includes:
- the LOC122131701 gene encoding cAMP-dependent protein kinase type II-beta regulatory subunit, with product MAETLSCGKDKGSSFFVIALQSTACLFCPAVCAEAFNPDEDDEEKEQRITHPKTDEQRQRLQEACKDILLFKNLDPEQMSQVLDAMFEKIVEVGEHIIDQDDDGDNFYVIERGTFDIVVRVEGADRTVGSYDNRGSFGELALMYNTPRAATITATSLGALWCMDRLTFRRIIVKNNAKKRRLYEAFIETLPFLTSLEVSERMKVVDVLSSKGFSTGERIIAQGDMADSFYIVESGRVRITMKHTRTKKDAEEEEVDIATCLRGQYFGELALVTNKPRAASAYAMENVKCLVMDVQAFERLLGPCMDIMKRNIANYEEQLVTLFGSNTEIADQNA